The Ahaetulla prasina isolate Xishuangbanna chromosome 3, ASM2864084v1, whole genome shotgun sequence genome window below encodes:
- the SSX2IP gene encoding afadin- and alpha-actinin-binding protein isoform X1, which translates to MGDWSSVTVAELSSDNNITWCTSSRNMSPSSLSVPQVQNSALPLSKSMHSFFSVFCTEENIEQSLSYLNKELTTLGFPSLYADPRGKEVSIVSVLNCMNELLLMQRKTLRAQEEIETQHLKLGSDMDHLQNCYIKLKEQLESSRREIVGHQERDRQLQCKNRNLHQLLKNEKDEIQKLQNIVASRASQYNHDMKRKEREYNKLKERFHQLLMSKKDKKIGIHYAIDILNYVGRIDGKRGAWRTGKTEAKNEEEMFKTLLNEYEQRQKQLLVENAELKKLLQQMKKEIISLLPSQKQMPKEKIEDNTGPILSDLEEDSGEANKEDMWELSCETVREQLANSIRKQWRMLKNHVENLDNQVSHVYSGSLSDKDTVSRREHELEVEGLQLEIQQCKEMIKTQQQLLQQQLTAPCDDDTNMLLQDCYLLEEKERLKEEWKLFKEQKKNFEKERKSFTEAAIRLGLERKAFEEDRGVWLKQQFLNMTSDQNKADRMKAQNAFLGSSESDNPLTNVRSHQKKLNHMSNVPKFSEVYQSTQQILENSLSAFLDKIPEDQKTKQIKREPLMLQIKEASPVSEDSGNNIHGPLSDLCTDHIINSS; encoded by the exons ATGGGAGATTGGAGCAGTGTAACAGTGGCAGAGCTGTCTTCAG ATAATAATATTACTTGGTGTACCTCATCCAGAAATATGTCTCCCTCAAGCTTAAGTGTGCCTCAAGTACAAAACTCAGCACTGCCTCTGTCTAAAAGCATGCACAGCTTTTTCAGTGTCTTCTGCACGGAAGAGAATATTGAACAGAGCCTCTCCTATCTTAACAAG GAATTGACCACGCTTGGCTTCCCATCACTTTATGCTGATCCCAGAGGCAAAGAAGTAAGCATAGTTTCTGTATTAAACTGTATGAATGAGCTACTGCTGATGCAGCGTAAAACTCTACGTGCTcaggaagaaatagaaacccagcaTCTGAAATTGGGCAGCGATATGGACCATCTGCAAAACTGCTACATTAAATTAAAG GAGCAGCTGGAATCCTCTAGAAGAGAAATTGTTGGACATCAGGAAAGGGATAGGCAACTTCAGTGTAAGAACAGGAATCTTCACCAGTTACTGAAGAATGAAAAAGATGAG ATTCAGAAGCTACAGAATATTGTGGCAAGTCGAGCATCCCAGTATAATCATGATATGAAGAGGAAAGAACGAGAATATAACAAACTAAAAGAGCGGTTTCATCAACTCCTGATgagtaaaaaggataaaaaaatagGTATTCATTATG CTATCGATATTTTAAATTATGTCGGCAGAATTGATGGCAAGAGAGGTGCCTGGAGAACTGGGAAAACTGAAGCTAA aaatgAAGAAGAAATGTTCAAAACTCTCTTAAATGAGTATGAACAGCGGCAGAAACAGCTCCTAGTTGAAAATGCTGAACTGAAAAAGTTACTTCAACAAATGAAGAAGGAGATAATTTCTTTGCTTCCATCACAGAAGCAGATGCCTAAAGAGAAGATTGAAGATAACACTGGCCCT ATTCTCTCAGACTTGGAGGAAGACTCTGGAGAAGCAAATAAAGAAGACATGTGGGAACTTTCTTGTGAAACAGTGCGTGAACAGCTTGCTAATAGCATTCGAAAACAGTGGAGAATGCTGAAAAATCATGTTGAAAATCTGGATAACCAAG TATCGCATGTATATTCTGGCTCTCTGAGTGACAAAGATACAGTCTCACGACGTGAGCATGAACTGGAAGTTGAAGGACTGCAGCTGGAAATTCAGCAATGCAAAGAGATGATAAAAACTCAGCAGCAGCTTTTACAG CAGCAGCTAACTGCTCCCTGTGATGATGATACCAATATGTTGCTACAGGATTGTTACTTgctggaagaaaaagagagactcaAGGAAGAATGGAAGTTGTTCAAAGAACAAAAGAAGAACTTTGAAAAAGAGCGCAAAAGTTTTACTGAAGCAGCTATTAGATTAGGACTGGAG agaaaggcaTTTGAGGAAGACCGTGGAGTTTGGTTGAAGCAACAGTTCTTAAATATGACTTCTGATCAAAATAAGGCTGACCGGATGAAAGCGCAGAATGCTTTCCTGGGAA GTTCTGAATCAGATAATCCATTAACAAATGTCAGGTCGCACCAAAAGAAATTAAATCACATGTCCAATGTACCCAAATTTTCAGAAGTTTATCAATCAACTCAGCAAATTCTTGAGAACAG TTTGAGTGCTTTTCTGGATAAAATACCTGAAGACCAAAAGACCAAGCAGATTAAAAGGGAgccattaatgttgcagataaaggAAGCCAGCCCTGTGTCAGAAGACAGTGGGAACAACATACATGGCCCACTATCAGATTTATGCACAGACCACATCATTAATTCATCTTAG
- the SSX2IP gene encoding afadin- and alpha-actinin-binding protein isoform X2: MGDWSSVTVAELSSDNNITWCTSSRNMSPSSLSVPQVQNSALPLSKSMHSFFSVFCTEENIEQSLSYLNKELTTLGFPSLYADPRGKEVSIVSVLNCMNELLLMQRKTLRAQEEIETQHLKLGSDMDHLQNCYIKLKEQLESSRREIVGHQERDRQLQCKNRNLHQLLKNEKDEIQKLQNIVASRASQYNHDMKRKEREYNKLKERFHQLLMSKKDKKIAIDILNYVGRIDGKRGAWRTGKTEAKNEEEMFKTLLNEYEQRQKQLLVENAELKKLLQQMKKEIISLLPSQKQMPKEKIEDNTGPILSDLEEDSGEANKEDMWELSCETVREQLANSIRKQWRMLKNHVENLDNQVSHVYSGSLSDKDTVSRREHELEVEGLQLEIQQCKEMIKTQQQLLQQQLTAPCDDDTNMLLQDCYLLEEKERLKEEWKLFKEQKKNFEKERKSFTEAAIRLGLERKAFEEDRGVWLKQQFLNMTSDQNKADRMKAQNAFLGSSESDNPLTNVRSHQKKLNHMSNVPKFSEVYQSTQQILENSLSAFLDKIPEDQKTKQIKREPLMLQIKEASPVSEDSGNNIHGPLSDLCTDHIINSS; the protein is encoded by the exons ATGGGAGATTGGAGCAGTGTAACAGTGGCAGAGCTGTCTTCAG ATAATAATATTACTTGGTGTACCTCATCCAGAAATATGTCTCCCTCAAGCTTAAGTGTGCCTCAAGTACAAAACTCAGCACTGCCTCTGTCTAAAAGCATGCACAGCTTTTTCAGTGTCTTCTGCACGGAAGAGAATATTGAACAGAGCCTCTCCTATCTTAACAAG GAATTGACCACGCTTGGCTTCCCATCACTTTATGCTGATCCCAGAGGCAAAGAAGTAAGCATAGTTTCTGTATTAAACTGTATGAATGAGCTACTGCTGATGCAGCGTAAAACTCTACGTGCTcaggaagaaatagaaacccagcaTCTGAAATTGGGCAGCGATATGGACCATCTGCAAAACTGCTACATTAAATTAAAG GAGCAGCTGGAATCCTCTAGAAGAGAAATTGTTGGACATCAGGAAAGGGATAGGCAACTTCAGTGTAAGAACAGGAATCTTCACCAGTTACTGAAGAATGAAAAAGATGAG ATTCAGAAGCTACAGAATATTGTGGCAAGTCGAGCATCCCAGTATAATCATGATATGAAGAGGAAAGAACGAGAATATAACAAACTAAAAGAGCGGTTTCATCAACTCCTGATgagtaaaaaggataaaaaaatag CTATCGATATTTTAAATTATGTCGGCAGAATTGATGGCAAGAGAGGTGCCTGGAGAACTGGGAAAACTGAAGCTAA aaatgAAGAAGAAATGTTCAAAACTCTCTTAAATGAGTATGAACAGCGGCAGAAACAGCTCCTAGTTGAAAATGCTGAACTGAAAAAGTTACTTCAACAAATGAAGAAGGAGATAATTTCTTTGCTTCCATCACAGAAGCAGATGCCTAAAGAGAAGATTGAAGATAACACTGGCCCT ATTCTCTCAGACTTGGAGGAAGACTCTGGAGAAGCAAATAAAGAAGACATGTGGGAACTTTCTTGTGAAACAGTGCGTGAACAGCTTGCTAATAGCATTCGAAAACAGTGGAGAATGCTGAAAAATCATGTTGAAAATCTGGATAACCAAG TATCGCATGTATATTCTGGCTCTCTGAGTGACAAAGATACAGTCTCACGACGTGAGCATGAACTGGAAGTTGAAGGACTGCAGCTGGAAATTCAGCAATGCAAAGAGATGATAAAAACTCAGCAGCAGCTTTTACAG CAGCAGCTAACTGCTCCCTGTGATGATGATACCAATATGTTGCTACAGGATTGTTACTTgctggaagaaaaagagagactcaAGGAAGAATGGAAGTTGTTCAAAGAACAAAAGAAGAACTTTGAAAAAGAGCGCAAAAGTTTTACTGAAGCAGCTATTAGATTAGGACTGGAG agaaaggcaTTTGAGGAAGACCGTGGAGTTTGGTTGAAGCAACAGTTCTTAAATATGACTTCTGATCAAAATAAGGCTGACCGGATGAAAGCGCAGAATGCTTTCCTGGGAA GTTCTGAATCAGATAATCCATTAACAAATGTCAGGTCGCACCAAAAGAAATTAAATCACATGTCCAATGTACCCAAATTTTCAGAAGTTTATCAATCAACTCAGCAAATTCTTGAGAACAG TTTGAGTGCTTTTCTGGATAAAATACCTGAAGACCAAAAGACCAAGCAGATTAAAAGGGAgccattaatgttgcagataaaggAAGCCAGCCCTGTGTCAGAAGACAGTGGGAACAACATACATGGCCCACTATCAGATTTATGCACAGACCACATCATTAATTCATCTTAG